In one Salvelinus sp. IW2-2015 linkage group LG26, ASM291031v2, whole genome shotgun sequence genomic region, the following are encoded:
- the LOC111952380 gene encoding GTPase HRas: MTEYKLVVVGAGGVGKSALTIQLIQNHFVDEYDPTIEDSYRKQVVIDGETCLLDILDTAGQEEYSAMRDQYMRTGEGFLCVFAINNTKSFEDIHQYREQIKRVKDSDDVPMVLVGNKCDLPACTVDTRQAQELARSYGIPYIETSAKTRQGVEDAFYTLVREIRQHKLRKLNPPDESGQDCMSCRCVVS, encoded by the exons ATGACGGAGTACaagttggtggtggtgggggcaggAGGTGTGGGGAAGAGTGCACTCACCATCCAGCTTATCCAGAACCACTTTGTGGATGAATACGACCCCACCATAGAG GACTCGTACAGGAAGCAGGTGGTGATTGACGGGGAGACGTGTCTGCTGGACATCCTGGACACTGCAGGTCAGGAGGAGTACAGTGCCATGAGGGACCAGTACATGAGGACAGGGGAGGGCTTCCTCTGTGTCTTCGCCATCAACAACACCAAATCCTTTGAGGACATCCAccagtacag GGAACAGATCAAGCGTGTGAAGGACTCTGACGACGTACCGATGGTGCTGGTGGGTAATAAATGTGACCTCCCGGCGTGTACCGTGGACACGCGGCAAGCACAGGAACTGGCCCGCAGCTATGGAATTCCCTACATTGAGACCTCGGCCAAGACACGACAG gGGGTAGAGGATGCCTTCTACACACTAGTCAGAGAGATCAGGCAACACAAGCTGAGGAAGCTCAACCCTCCTGACGAGAGCGGGCAGGACTGCATGAGCTGCCGCTGTGTGGTGTCTTGA